The sequence below is a genomic window from Balearica regulorum gibbericeps isolate bBalReg1 chromosome 9, bBalReg1.pri, whole genome shotgun sequence.
CACTGCTCTTCCTGAGCTCCTGGCCAGGCAGATCAGTCTCTGGGGCAGACCCAAGGCACAGTATCATTTTCTAGGCTAGAACCTGGTGAGTGATGTTGGAGCAGGCAGCCACAACACAGGCTCCATGCTCATACTGAGACAGTGACATGGCGGCACCCAGGAAACCTCACAGGCAAATGTGAGCGTGCAGTTTAGTCACACAGTTCATCTGGGTATCCCCTCCTAACACAGTCTCTTGggatgcagggctggggaaaTCTTTGCATTATTCTGTTTGGCTTCCCTTTGTTGTGTGGTGCTTCCCTGTCATGGCAGCAGTGTGCTTGTCGACCTGTTGAATCAGTTAGACTAAACTCTGTGAAACAGGAAGCTTCCCTGTGTGATTACACAGTTAAGTCCATACCATCTACTGTAAGGCAGTAGTGTTTCTGACCTTTTCCATTCAATTTGACAACACCTGTTTATAGTCAGCAACAGAATATAATGTAGTACGGTCTTTGCTGGATTTACAGTGTTCAGTATGGCCGAATGCACGCTTTCTTAGATCTCCCACACTCAACAGATAACTAAGCTTTCAGTGGGATGTTGTTTGAAGCAGAAACGAGTAATTAATAGTGCCTGATTCGGTTTGAAAATCAATACAGACTGTATTGAGCCAGAAGAGGGGCTGCTAATACTGTATGTCTGAATCAGCAAGATGTGTAAAAAATGCATCCACCTAACATAAATTTACCagagagcattttaaaaaaatcaataactAGAGCAATTAAGACCAGGTTTACAGGAAATTGCAGGAGAATCATTCAGCTTGGCACCAGAAAATATTGAACACTGAGATGCAATGGCAAGGAGCTAAGTTCAGTATCTTCAGGAGCAGTCTTCAGTGCTGCCAGCCCCTTGCATATGGTCCAGATGTGAAAATGCCTCCTAAgctcaagaaaatgaaaggagacAACGACCAGATATAGGTGGCTCTGGTGAATTCTGGGTGTATATATCAGTGTGCCAAGACACCAGCCTTTTAAATCTATCGGAACTATACTGAACAGTTATAAGCCCCTGTGGAAATCTGAGAGGGCTGGCTTTGGCTGGACTTGCCCATGTCTGATGGGGTTGACTCTAGCTTTCAGTTATTagctattttccatttttgtaaaACTAAATCCTACCTGCATTCCAAAGACTTTTACAGTAGCACAAATAAAGCTGAACAAGCTCATGCTATAGGGCTTACTCTGCCATCCATAGGCTATAGCAGATGAATAGTTGAGCACAGGATAAACGAGGCTGTGAACTTGTGATATCTCATGGGCTCTGTGGTACTCTTATCGTGTGGACTAGATGGAAGAGTCGTGAGCTACTCTGCATTGGTTATGAGGATCTCAGCTGAGAGTGAACCTGCAGTCAGCTACTGCAGAATAATTAGCAAGTTCATACCTTTGCTTACCTTTCACGTTATTTACTTTACATTCTTCACATTTACACTTCCATGGCTGTAGAAGTGGATTTTCAAAAGGTGGTTCAATAGAAGGTTGCTAGAATTACCACTTTGGCTTTGTACTTTTCAGTAGTGAGGATGTCAGTGTTTGTTACCCTCCCAGATGGAGCTGGCACTTCTTGCTCATAACTACTCTTTTATCCAACAGGAAGGAATAGCTGTGCTAGAAGGATGTTGGTTTTCAggcaccagaagaaaaataattaggcTGAAAAAGTAAGAACTATTTGTTAATTGAATGACTGTATGTAAAAAATAAGCCCTTGAGATATATATTTGCAGAACTACAGTGCCATATAACATCACTCTGTGAAATACTTGGCTGCATTAGACACTCCTGTAAATGCCAGCAGATCATTgtatattgcatttatttttctgtcagccAAAAGTGTGCAGCTGAGATGACAATGAACTCGTTTGTTCATATTTAAACCTAACTAGCTGGTGGAAAATACAGTTGTGATTTTATATGGAAATGAGAGAATCTACCCGTTAATAGGACATCCTTGGAATGACgtgagctgggaggcaggaaacACTTCCACCATTAACAGAGGTCTGAAATTATAGTTGGAGGTGATTCTCACACACTTGAGTTTTCATTGCTTCCCTTCCATTTTGCAATAATAGTGTAATTCAACAGTTTGGGTGTTTGAGTGCTACTGTCTGCTTAAGGTATTAACTGTGTTGTGACTCATTGATAGATTCAGGGAATGATCCTGAAGCCAAATGTATAATTGCATCAAAATTGTTCACGCACTTTTCAGTGGATCCAGGATTGAGTGAGCAAAAATAATCACCTTCTGTTTTGCCTACCCAGGCACCATAGCAACTGAAATGCTGTGCTTAAAATTATcattggttttttcctcctatcCCTTTGTTCCATATGGTGCAGCCTGTCAAACTGTCTTAACATACAGTTCCGTGGATGCCAACTATCAGTGTGTAAGGAAATGAAATGTGCACAAGATTTGATGACTGATGCCGAGTTTCATAAGGTCTCTGCTTTATTACTTGGCATGCCCTGAGACAGCATGTCCATGGCACAGCACGACTTTCTGCGAGGTGAGACTATGCACAGTCTCCCATGGATGGAAGCACGCTGCGTTGCTATATGTTGGTAGCGATGGGGAAATAATGAATACAATATTGTTGTCTTAAGTAAGAAGCTGTGTTCCCTCTGCTCTTGTAGCATCAGCAGTAGAATCCATATTACttgagaggagaaggaagatcATGCTTGAAACAATGGTTAAGTTTGACCATGCTGGTGAATGTCGGAGGTCCTGGTAGACTTGTCCAGACTGCCAAAAAGGTTGTCTGgacttaaacatttttatttttggcactAAAAAACCCCCTCAACTTCAAAACAGCTGAGCAGCCAGCAGATTGCAGTGACTACTTATTTTGACTATTTTTAAACCTTTGGCTTGTGCTCACactatttttcaaatactgGGAGTAATCCTTTGATGTTTACCATTACTTAAAAAGCTCCAGGATACCTGCACCACCGGTGGGAAAGAGCATCTAGAGTTGGGAGTTGATAAAGCTGCATATCCTCCAGATCTCTTGTCTTTGCTACTTATACACTGTGTAAACAGAGTAATGTGATGTCGTAGCAGCGGTGCACCGCTTTGTGCGGTGTGCACAGGGGTAAGCAACTGCAGGAGGCATAGaccatgaaataaaatagtgcTGCTATGTTCACTTTGCATCACACAAGATGACGAATAACTGCATCGATACAGTCTTTTTGATTAAATCTAAAGCTTTATTAGCCAGCGTTGggcctattaaaaaaaaaaaaaagcttttcttctgatcAGACCCATGCCTGGAAGAACTTGAAGAGTTCCTTCTCTGCAGTCCAGCCCCTTCACAATTCTCTCATTGCACTCCCAGCTCTGATACTAAGATCTGGTAGTAAAAgcagtgcagcagcagtgtgCTGGCCAGCAAGCCGAGAATTGATCTCCAAATGGAGGTTGGAACTGCCGAGTCTGCTGTAGGGTATCTGGTACGTTATAGTGTATGTCACTCATCCCAGATAATTCACAGATTGACTGTAAGTCTGCAATAGATGAGAATTCAGTATTTGTGTATCATGCATTAAAAAAGGCAGGGGAAGGCTTATCATCTATAAATAACATGATTTGATTCACCGAAGAAAAAACGTTATCTATAAACAAGATAATTTCATTCACTAGAGCCATTGCAATACAATTTTACAACAGGATTGAGAGCCATTTTCATTGATCACGTCAAATCGATTGTGTTGTTGCATACAAATTGGTACAAAACATCACCCAGTCACATTTATGGCTCTCCTACATCAGTATACATGTAATGTTGTTCTGTATCATCGtatatttatttaatcaaaTTTCATCTGCCTCAGAGTGATAATGTGATGAGAACAAACTCAAATTACTGAAAATGATCAACCTGTTCCTTTCTGATTAAAGAGCTAGCTGAGGGATTTAGacctttttaaaagcacacaaagATTCGTTCTTTCTTCTAAACATTagattttgcagaaagaaaatctccaCTTGAGGCAAAAACATCTTTTGGCACCAGAGAATTCACTTACAAATTTCAACTTTCTGTCCTTGAGAAGAGCTGGTAGAACTGGCTACAGAAATCACTGTGCTTCCATGGGCTTTTTGCATCCTCTgcttcatttgcctttttaaggACTTGGTGTAGAAGATCTTGCTTTCTCCAATTCAATCATCccaaaagctgaaggaaatggaCTTCTCTGGCTGTGCTGTAGCAAGGAGGGCAAATACAACTGCATATCACCCCAGGGAGATGGAATTCAACAGTTCCTCAAATTTGGATGAAGCTTCATTGTACTATTTGCTGGAGGAATGGGCTCTCAGCCCATCAGGCACAAACATGAAGATGTTTTTAATCCCTCCAGTTGTCTGCCTCGTGGCAGGTGTCCTCATCATTCCTACAATCTTGTTTGTGATCTTCTCCAGGTTTAGCATCCGTCAGGAAACAAGGTACATGCTGCTGGGAAATGCTCTGCTCTCTGATCTGATCTTCCTTTTGTTCTACGCCCTGTCAGCTGCTCTCAATGCAGCACATGTACATCTCCCAGAGGAAGCTTGTGTCGTCCTATTATTTTTGCTGGCAGTGGCTTACTGTGGAGGATTGTTCACAGCTGCTGCAATAGTCTTGGACACATACATAgctattttgtttcctttgcgCTACGTTGCTATTTTGCCTCCTTCACGaactaaaaaaattattgtattaCTATGGATGTGTTCTGGGGCTTTCCCTGGGATTTTCTTCTTGGTGCTATCGAGCACTCACAGCTTTGTGCCCTGTGTCCTGGAAATGTGCTCGATTCCAGTAATACTACTATTAACTCTGAATGGGACTGATGCTGTGAAACTCTGTTTCTGGCTTTCTACCACGGTTATCTTTCTCTGTCTGTCTCTAATATTTTGCTGCTATgctattctgtattttaaaaccaaacaatcGGGTATATGGGCGAGTAGCTGTTCCAGAGCCAGTGTAACATTCTTAATGCACAAcactgtgttatttttttacttctttccacTCTTGGCACTTTTTGTAGAATCATTCTTGTGCATTAACGTTGTCATCAGACTGCAAACAGGAATCTGGGTCTCTCTGACAGTCTGCAGCATCCTGATGATTCTGCCTAAAGTTTTGTTCCCTCTTCTGTATGGGCTTCGATACAGAGAGATCTCAGCATCTCTCAAATCTATTGTCAGAAGGAAGCATCTTCACCTGGTGTCGCCTGCTCCATTACCATCCTGAGCCAACACaaagcacagccacagcagaggagctgccctTACCTTGTTAGTATGCGAGCCTGACAGAAATCACTTGGCTTCTGAAGAAGTAGTGGTCAACCCAAGTCAGAGAAGATGTGGGTTGATTGCTCTGTCTCCTTGGTGCCAGAAAGCAATGGGTCTTTCATCACAGCTGGGAATACAGCGAATGCTACCCTGGACAAAGTTCTAAGCTTTGTTGTGATGTAGGAGGGCAGTGTCTGTTGGAGGAGATATTGAACCAAGATCATTTTAACTCACCTGTGGCAGATGCCTTTctggaaaatagaaaatgaaaatagatgGTGCAAAGCAAAGGGGGATAGCCATAGGTATCTTGACAGCATCACCTACAGTAGAGAGGATCCTTAACCAAATGTGCTGTGAACACAACAGCTATTTCTTTCACTCACAGTGTACTCTTGCAAGGTTGGTAGCCCATGTCCTATTCTTTAAAACATATATGGGAAGGTGTCTCTGGAAACTGCTGTACTCACTGAAATGTTGTACTTCATCTTCTGCAGCGTGCTAGCCTATTAGCTGCCTTATGGATTCTGCCTAACAATctgcaaaacactgaatttttataaaatctgtCTGATGGGAAGTCACCTTTGATCAGTGTCTGTTGGGCAGCCCAGCACATGATGCTGTCAGGGAGTAACAGAGACAGATGGGCTGCTGGGTGAGGGAAACCGAGCCAGGAGCAGCGGGTCGTAGTGCCTCCCTGCAGGGTGCAGTCCTGCTGTGCCTGTGCCGAGCGGGTGGCCAGCCCAGAGCCCTGACTCCCCGCTGGCTCCGTACTCATGTGGCCaggccaaggccgagcccagcAGCGGGGCAGGAGCAGCGAGGTGCGAGGCTGGGCACAGGTGTACCCGTAGCACAGCTCAGACGTAACCGGGCTCAGGGACTAAGTGTAAGCGCTGCTGCTGAGTCCCTGCCGAGGCATCTCCCGGTTCTGTCTCGCAAATcttcttagcagcctgatccaggTTACAGCTGCACCACGTCAGAGCTGGTGTTGGGTACCTGCCACCAAACCCCTAGGAAGGTCAGGAGAAGCTACAGAGCCTGTCAATGTACTCAGGGGCAAGACAGATAATATCTTGTAAGAGCCTTTTATGTTTTCCAGATCAGCCACCTACCTATAGAAGATGAGTGAAACGTATTTCTGATCTGTAAAGAAACCAGAATGACATAAACATCACTGTGGGAAATTTGAATTGCAATGCCATTCCTTGGACTTGAGAAAAGAGCTTTTGTATGTctaaagataatatttttagaatttgttacttttataaaaaaatacattggacttaaaaaaatacacattagaAAATGGCCACTGATTTCACTCTGTGCGATATTTTCCTTGTGTGCAGACTCTCTCCACCTTCTGTTTGCTTAAAGCAATACACAGAAAGTGCTGAATGTGGCTTTTGGGTATTTCACAGTCATCTGAAGAATTCCACTAAATGTGAGCCAGGAGAAGTTTGGTGTCTGGTTGCATGAGGTGTTTTTTGGCAATGAAGCCTGTTTGAAAAGTTCCTGCTTATCTCTTCTTCTCTCCTCATTCTCAAACTGCTTGCTGCTCTCTTCACATTGCAGtgcctgctctctgcagtgtgCTGATACAACTGCTTCTGGGGTTGCAAGTTACAAATATCTCTCTGGAGAGAAGTGgtggtgttttcattttaactgaGATTATCCCAGTGATCTGTTTTATAGCATGTTCTGTGAACAGCTGTGTCAGCACAATTGAGAGGGCAACAAATTCCAGTTCAGAGGTAGGAATGAGGCATGTTAGAGGCTTTGCTGCTAAGGGACACTTCTTGTGTAAAAGCATCTTTAAGGTAAAGTTGTTGCAGATGAATAAACTCT
It includes:
- the GPR148 gene encoding putative G-protein coupled receptor 148, with amino-acid sequence MDFSGCAVARRANTTAYHPREMEFNSSSNLDEASLYYLLEEWALSPSGTNMKMFLIPPVVCLVAGVLIIPTILFVIFSRFSIRQETRYMLLGNALLSDLIFLLFYALSAALNAAHVHLPEEACVVLLFLLAVAYCGGLFTAAAIVLDTYIAILFPLRYVAILPPSRTKKIIVLLWMCSGAFPGIFFLVLSSTHSFVPCVLEMCSIPVILLLTLNGTDAVKLCFWLSTTVIFLCLSLIFCCYAILYFKTKQSGIWASSCSRASVTFLMHNTVLFFYFFPLLALFVESFLCINVVIRLQTGIWVSLTVCSILMILPKVLFPLLYGLRYREISASLKSIVRRKHLHLVSPAPLPS